In Malus sylvestris chromosome 15, drMalSylv7.2, whole genome shotgun sequence, a single genomic region encodes these proteins:
- the LOC126604112 gene encoding ubiquitin domain-containing protein DSK2b-like isoform X2 yields the protein MGGGSEGSVDDAAQSDGGHGVKVNVNVKCSNGSKFTVQIGLESTVGSFKEVLSPKCDIPANQQRLIYKGRILKDDQTLQSYGLEADHTLHLVRASANTGVATNAGAANSTQARGVRSSEGSGTLGGSGFGTLPSLGLGLNGNGMGGAGGLFGAGFPEFDQMQQQMTQNPNVMRDIMNMPAIQNIMNNPDIMRNLIMNNPQMREVIDRNPELAHVLNDPSTLRQTLEAARNPELMREMMRNTDRAMSNIEATPEGFNMLRRMYENVQEPFMNATTMAGDAGSDGSNPFAALLGAEGGNQTRAQSTNQSTVSSDTATGSPAPNTNPLPNPWSSAGTGVGQTNTAWSNPFGDATLQTPSGTARSSLAGISYPELEGAFGAMPQDSNLLNQLMQNPAVSQIMQSLLSNPEYMNEILGSNPQLRSMLDSNSYLREMMQNPEFLRQLASPETMQQSLLSQLGRQQQQSTQEPGQTGANTGILNNMGLDALMNMFGGLGTGNLAVPNRPDVPPEELYAAQLSQLQEMGFFDRQENIRALMATAGNVHAAVERLLGNLGR from the exons ATGGGAGGAGGAAGTGAGGGTTCTGTGGACGACGCTGCCCAATCCGACGGCGGACATGGAGTCAAGGTCAACGTCAACGTCAAGTGCTCTAATGGCTCCAAGTTCACCGTTCAGATTGGCCTCGAATCCACCGTTGGATCGTTCAAGGAAGTCCTCTCGCCGAAATGCGACATTCCGGCCAATCAGCAGCGGCTGATTTACAAGGGCCGGATCTTGAAGGACGATCAAACGCTCCAAAGCTACG gtTTGGAGGCAGATCACACTCTTCACTTGGTTCGTGCTTCAGCAAACACGGGTGTTGCAACCAATGCTGGAGCTGCAAATTCTACCCAAGCAAGGGGTGTTAGATCTAGTGAAGGCAGTGGGACACTAGGAGGGTCTGGTTTTGGAACCTTGCCATCCCTTGGACTTGGACTTAATGGCAATGGAATGGGTGGTGCTGGTGGTCTATTCGGAGCTGGGTTTCCTGAATTTGACCAAATGCAGCAACAAATGACTCAGAACCCTAACGTGATGAGAGACATAATGAACATGCCTGCCATtcaaaatattatgaataaCCCAGACATAATGCGGAACTTGATTATGAACAACCCTCAAATGCGTGAAGTTATTGATCGAAATCCTGAGCTAGCACACGTGCTTAATGATCCTAGCACCCTCCGTCAGACACTTGAAGCAGCAAGAAACCCTGAGCTTATGCGTGAGATGATGCGCAACACTGACAGAGCCATGAGCAACATTGAAGCCACTCCTGAGGGATTTAATATGCTCAGACGCATGTATGAGAACGTACAAGAGCCGTTTATGAATGCAACAACTATGGCTGGAGATGCTGGAAGTGACGGTTCAAACCCATTTGCAGCTCTTTTGGGGGCCGAAGGTGGCAACCAAACCAGAGCTCAGTCCACTAACCAATCAACAGTTAGTTCTGATACAGCAACTGGTTCTCCTGCTCCAAATACTAACCCACTTCCTAACCCATGGTCCTCTGCTGGCA CTGGTGTTGGTCAAACTAACACCGCATGGTCGAATCCTTTCGGGGATGCTACGCTACAGACACCGTCTGGCACAGCTAGAAGTAGCCTAGCTGGAATTAGCTACCCAGAGTTagaaggagcatttggtgccatGCCGCAGGATAGCAATTTACTGAATCAATTGATGCAAAATCCAGCTGTTTCTCAAATTATGCAAAGCCTCCTCTCTAATCCTGAGTATATGAACGAG ATTCTAGGTTCCAACCCCCAGTTACGCAGCATGCTTGACTCCAATTCTTATTTAAGAGAGATGATGCAAAACCCAGAATTTCTTCGTCAGTTGGCTTCTCCTGAGACTATGCAG CAATCACTTCTGTCGCAACTTGGTCGGCAACAGCAACAGTCAACCCA GGAACCAGGTCAGACTGGTGCAAACACAG GAATATTAAATAACATGGGGTTAGACGCGCTGATGAATATGTTTGGCGGGCTTGGCACTGGCAACCTGGCTGTTCCCAATCGGCCTGATG TGCCACCTGAAGAACTTTATGCTGCACAGCTTTCACAACTTCAGGAGATGGGTTTCTTTGATCGACAAGAGAACATACGGGCTCTGATGGCCACTGCAGGAAATGTACATGCAGCAGTGGAGCGGCTTTTGGGGAATTTGGGACGATAG
- the LOC126604112 gene encoding ubiquitin domain-containing protein DSK2b-like isoform X1, producing the protein MGGGSEGSVDDAAQSDGGHGVKVNVNVKCSNGSKFTVQIGLESTVGSFKEVLSPKCDIPANQQRLIYKGRILKDDQTLQSYGLEADHTLHLVRASANTGVATNAGAANSTQARGVRSSEGSGTLGGSGFGTLPSLGLGLNGNGMGGAGGLFGAGFPEFDQMQQQMTQNPNVMRDIMNMPAIQNIMNNPDIMRNLIMNNPQMREVIDRNPELAHVLNDPSTLRQTLEAARNPELMREMMRNTDRAMSNIEATPEGFNMLRRMYENVQEPFMNATTMAGDAGSDGSNPFAALLGAEGGNQTRAQSTNQSTVSSDTATGSPAPNTNPLPNPWSSAGTGVGQTNTAWSNPFGDATLQTPSGTARSSLAGISYPELEGAFGAMPQDSNLLNQLMQNPAVSQIMQSLLSNPEYMNEILGSNPQLRSMLDSNSYLREMMQNPEFLRQLASPETMQMLLTLQQSLLSQLGRQQQQSTQEPGQTGANTGILNNMGLDALMNMFGGLGTGNLAVPNRPDVPPEELYAAQLSQLQEMGFFDRQENIRALMATAGNVHAAVERLLGNLGR; encoded by the exons ATGGGAGGAGGAAGTGAGGGTTCTGTGGACGACGCTGCCCAATCCGACGGCGGACATGGAGTCAAGGTCAACGTCAACGTCAAGTGCTCTAATGGCTCCAAGTTCACCGTTCAGATTGGCCTCGAATCCACCGTTGGATCGTTCAAGGAAGTCCTCTCGCCGAAATGCGACATTCCGGCCAATCAGCAGCGGCTGATTTACAAGGGCCGGATCTTGAAGGACGATCAAACGCTCCAAAGCTACG gtTTGGAGGCAGATCACACTCTTCACTTGGTTCGTGCTTCAGCAAACACGGGTGTTGCAACCAATGCTGGAGCTGCAAATTCTACCCAAGCAAGGGGTGTTAGATCTAGTGAAGGCAGTGGGACACTAGGAGGGTCTGGTTTTGGAACCTTGCCATCCCTTGGACTTGGACTTAATGGCAATGGAATGGGTGGTGCTGGTGGTCTATTCGGAGCTGGGTTTCCTGAATTTGACCAAATGCAGCAACAAATGACTCAGAACCCTAACGTGATGAGAGACATAATGAACATGCCTGCCATtcaaaatattatgaataaCCCAGACATAATGCGGAACTTGATTATGAACAACCCTCAAATGCGTGAAGTTATTGATCGAAATCCTGAGCTAGCACACGTGCTTAATGATCCTAGCACCCTCCGTCAGACACTTGAAGCAGCAAGAAACCCTGAGCTTATGCGTGAGATGATGCGCAACACTGACAGAGCCATGAGCAACATTGAAGCCACTCCTGAGGGATTTAATATGCTCAGACGCATGTATGAGAACGTACAAGAGCCGTTTATGAATGCAACAACTATGGCTGGAGATGCTGGAAGTGACGGTTCAAACCCATTTGCAGCTCTTTTGGGGGCCGAAGGTGGCAACCAAACCAGAGCTCAGTCCACTAACCAATCAACAGTTAGTTCTGATACAGCAACTGGTTCTCCTGCTCCAAATACTAACCCACTTCCTAACCCATGGTCCTCTGCTGGCA CTGGTGTTGGTCAAACTAACACCGCATGGTCGAATCCTTTCGGGGATGCTACGCTACAGACACCGTCTGGCACAGCTAGAAGTAGCCTAGCTGGAATTAGCTACCCAGAGTTagaaggagcatttggtgccatGCCGCAGGATAGCAATTTACTGAATCAATTGATGCAAAATCCAGCTGTTTCTCAAATTATGCAAAGCCTCCTCTCTAATCCTGAGTATATGAACGAG ATTCTAGGTTCCAACCCCCAGTTACGCAGCATGCTTGACTCCAATTCTTATTTAAGAGAGATGATGCAAAACCCAGAATTTCTTCGTCAGTTGGCTTCTCCTGAGACTATGCAG ATGCTCTTGACTTTGCAGCAATCACTTCTGTCGCAACTTGGTCGGCAACAGCAACAGTCAACCCA GGAACCAGGTCAGACTGGTGCAAACACAG GAATATTAAATAACATGGGGTTAGACGCGCTGATGAATATGTTTGGCGGGCTTGGCACTGGCAACCTGGCTGTTCCCAATCGGCCTGATG TGCCACCTGAAGAACTTTATGCTGCACAGCTTTCACAACTTCAGGAGATGGGTTTCTTTGATCGACAAGAGAACATACGGGCTCTGATGGCCACTGCAGGAAATGTACATGCAGCAGTGGAGCGGCTTTTGGGGAATTTGGGACGATAG